A window of the Microbacterium sp. LWH13-1.2 genome harbors these coding sequences:
- a CDS encoding MATE family efflux transporter, producing the protein MTERTLNREILRLAVPALGALIAEPAFLIVDAALVGHLGTTPLAGLGIAGAVLQTIVGLMVFLAYSTTPAVARLFGAGRPGEAVSVGINGMWLALAIGAVLAAAGAASSPWLVSLFGATDAVAAQANDYLIVSMWGLPAMLIVFAATGLLRGMQDTMTPLWIAGLGFGANALLNVVFIYGFGWGIAGSAAGTVVAQWGMVGAYVLVIRRLAVKHDASLKARRDGMGSTARSGGWLFLRTVSLRAALLVTVAVATGIGTDELAGWQIVFTIFSAAAFALDALAIAAQALIGKELGAGDERQVHRVLRRTVAWGAWFGVVVGALIAALSGVLGIVFTGDPTVAALVQPALLILAVAQPIAGVVFVLDGVLMGANDARYLALAGVLNLLPFLPALWIIAATGVDGAAGLIWLAVAFFGVYLLARLGTLGWRVRSGRWISAGV; encoded by the coding sequence ATGACGGAGCGCACCCTCAATCGTGAGATCCTGCGCCTCGCCGTCCCCGCCCTCGGTGCGCTGATCGCCGAACCGGCGTTCCTCATCGTCGATGCCGCCCTCGTCGGGCACCTCGGAACCACCCCGCTCGCGGGCCTCGGCATCGCCGGAGCAGTGCTGCAGACGATCGTCGGACTCATGGTCTTCCTCGCTTACTCCACGACCCCTGCGGTGGCTCGACTCTTCGGCGCCGGACGGCCGGGCGAAGCCGTCTCGGTCGGCATCAACGGCATGTGGCTGGCGCTCGCGATCGGAGCGGTGCTCGCCGCGGCGGGCGCTGCGTCGTCCCCGTGGCTCGTGTCGCTGTTCGGCGCGACCGATGCTGTGGCCGCCCAGGCGAACGACTACCTCATCGTCTCGATGTGGGGTCTGCCGGCCATGCTGATCGTGTTCGCTGCCACGGGGCTGCTGCGCGGCATGCAGGACACCATGACGCCCCTGTGGATCGCGGGCCTGGGGTTCGGCGCGAACGCGCTGCTCAACGTCGTGTTCATCTACGGGTTCGGTTGGGGCATCGCCGGCTCGGCAGCCGGAACCGTCGTCGCACAGTGGGGCATGGTCGGCGCCTACGTGCTGGTGATCCGCCGTCTCGCCGTGAAGCACGATGCCTCGCTGAAAGCGCGCAGGGACGGCATGGGCAGCACCGCACGGTCAGGAGGCTGGCTGTTCCTGCGCACGGTGAGCCTGCGGGCGGCTCTCCTCGTGACCGTCGCCGTGGCCACGGGCATCGGCACCGACGAGCTCGCCGGCTGGCAGATCGTGTTCACGATCTTCTCGGCGGCGGCCTTCGCGCTCGATGCCCTGGCGATCGCCGCGCAGGCTCTGATCGGCAAGGAGCTCGGCGCGGGTGATGAACGTCAGGTGCACCGGGTTCTCCGGCGCACCGTCGCCTGGGGCGCATGGTTCGGCGTCGTGGTCGGTGCGCTCATCGCGGCGCTCTCGGGCGTGCTCGGCATCGTGTTCACGGGTGACCCGACGGTCGCTGCTCTCGTGCAGCCGGCGCTCCTGATCCTGGCGGTCGCCCAGCCGATCGCGGGAGTCGTGTTCGTGCTCGACGGCGTACTCATGGGCGCGAACGATGCCCGCTACCTCGCGCTCGCGGGCGTGCTCAACCTCCTGCCGTTCCTGCCTGCGCTGTGGATCATCGCTGCGACGGGAGTCGACGGCGCCGCCGGTCTCATCTGGCTCGCCGTCGCGTTCTTCGGCGTCTACCTGCTGGCGCGGCTCGGCACCCTCGGCTGGCGCGTGCGCTCAGGCCGGTGGATCTCGGCCGGCGTCTGA
- a CDS encoding DUF1992 domain-containing protein, which translates to MTDPREAAARYRARQQSDGSEEDAESGTAPGIAAATDRAAFIETAIQVAIRRGDFDDLPGAGKPLEGLGTHHDPDWWIRRKIEKENLTGLGPPAILLRTEDRELDDQLDLLGREADVRDVLADFNRRVIEARRQLQGGPPVVTEPRDIDVEVAAWADRRAARSGAPAAEAPEQPRRRRFGIRRRA; encoded by the coding sequence ATGACGGATCCACGCGAGGCCGCGGCGCGATATCGCGCGCGGCAGCAGAGCGACGGCTCGGAGGAGGATGCCGAGTCCGGCACCGCTCCGGGGATCGCCGCCGCGACCGATCGGGCCGCGTTCATCGAGACGGCGATCCAGGTCGCGATCCGCCGGGGCGACTTCGACGATCTGCCCGGTGCGGGCAAGCCCCTCGAGGGACTCGGCACTCACCACGACCCCGACTGGTGGATCCGTCGCAAGATCGAGAAGGAGAACCTCACGGGACTCGGCCCGCCGGCCATCCTGCTGCGCACCGAAGACCGAGAGCTCGACGACCAGCTCGACCTGCTGGGCCGCGAGGCCGACGTGCGCGATGTGCTCGCGGACTTCAACAGGCGTGTCATCGAGGCCCGCCGTCAACTGCAGGGCGGGCCTCCTGTGGTCACGGAACCGCGTGACATCGACGTCGAGGTCGCGGCCTGGGCCGACAGGCGGGCGGCGAGATCCGGCGCCCCCGCCGCGGAGGCGCCGGAGCAGCCGCGACGTCGGCGGTTCGGCATCCGTCGCAGGGCCTGA
- a CDS encoding MFS transporter, which translates to MGETDDRARRRLSRTSPKWAIVAVLAFAGLCSSFMFTLVVPLQAELPRLLNASREDTTWVVTITLLVAAVATPISGRLGDMYGKRRVVIVLLGLLIAGSLIAALSGSIVGVIIGRALQGAVTGVVPLGIAIMRDVLPPERLGTAVALMSATMGVGGAIGMPVAALLAENADWHWLFWLAAGLGVVGLALVLLVVPEDVLRFPGRLDVLGAIGLAIGLTGILLFVSRGAEWGWTAPLTLSCIIGGVGVLLIWGWYQLRTKDPLLDLRVAARPAVLFTNIAAIGMGFALFASNVTFPQLLEGPTASGAGFGLDMVSASLIIMPAGLVMMVISPLSGWLERAVGPRPLFTVGAGAIVLAYVFVLLWSSEIWHILVGNLLIGVGIGFTFAAMPMIIMRSVPTNETGASNGLNALFRSVGTSSASAVMGGVLAAMSVDVGGVSVPTRAAFDLCFWLAIAAGIVALVLSLFIPRQRAAEQHPSLPG; encoded by the coding sequence ATGGGAGAGACCGATGATCGCGCGCGCAGAAGACTCTCCCGAACATCACCGAAGTGGGCGATCGTCGCGGTCCTGGCATTCGCCGGTCTCTGCTCGTCGTTCATGTTCACGCTGGTCGTGCCGCTGCAGGCCGAACTGCCGAGGCTTCTGAACGCATCTCGCGAGGACACCACCTGGGTCGTCACGATCACGCTGCTCGTCGCTGCCGTCGCCACCCCGATCTCGGGCCGCCTCGGCGACATGTACGGCAAGCGCCGGGTGGTGATCGTCCTGCTCGGACTGCTCATCGCCGGCTCCCTGATCGCCGCGCTCTCCGGCTCGATCGTGGGTGTGATCATCGGCCGGGCGCTGCAGGGAGCGGTCACCGGTGTGGTGCCGCTGGGCATCGCCATCATGCGAGACGTCCTGCCACCGGAGCGGCTGGGCACCGCCGTCGCGCTGATGAGCGCGACGATGGGCGTCGGCGGTGCGATCGGGATGCCGGTGGCCGCCCTCCTCGCCGAGAACGCCGACTGGCACTGGCTGTTCTGGCTCGCTGCCGGGCTCGGTGTCGTCGGCCTGGCGCTCGTTCTCCTCGTGGTCCCGGAGGACGTGCTGCGCTTCCCCGGCCGCCTCGACGTGCTCGGCGCGATCGGTCTCGCGATCGGCCTCACCGGCATCCTGCTGTTCGTCTCGCGGGGAGCCGAGTGGGGCTGGACTGCTCCGCTGACGCTCAGCTGCATCATCGGCGGAGTCGGCGTGCTGCTGATCTGGGGCTGGTACCAGCTGCGCACGAAGGATCCTCTGCTCGACCTGCGCGTCGCTGCCCGCCCCGCCGTGCTGTTCACGAACATCGCCGCGATCGGCATGGGGTTCGCGCTCTTCGCCTCGAACGTGACGTTCCCGCAGCTGCTCGAGGGTCCCACCGCCTCGGGCGCCGGCTTCGGACTCGACATGGTGTCGGCCTCGCTCATCATCATGCCCGCGGGGCTCGTGATGATGGTCATCTCGCCGCTGTCGGGTTGGCTCGAGCGCGCCGTCGGACCCCGCCCCCTGTTCACGGTCGGCGCCGGTGCGATCGTGCTCGCCTACGTGTTCGTGCTGCTGTGGTCGAGCGAGATCTGGCACATCCTGGTCGGCAACCTGCTGATCGGCGTCGGCATCGGGTTCACCTTCGCCGCCATGCCGATGATCATCATGCGGTCGGTGCCGACCAACGAGACGGGTGCCTCGAACGGACTGAACGCGCTCTTCCGCTCGGTCGGCACCTCCAGCGCCTCGGCCGTGATGGGCGGGGTGCTCGCGGCCATGAGCGTCGACGTCGGCGGGGTCTCCGTGCCCACCCGCGCGGCGTTCGATCTGTGCTTCTGGCTGGCGATCGCCGCCGGCATCGTCGCCCTGGTGCTGTCGCTCTTCATCCCGCGTCAGCGCGCTGCCGAGCAGCATCCGTCGCTCCCGGGGTAG
- a CDS encoding M13-type metalloendopeptidase: MTDVLPSGLETSEFSSDIRPQDDLYRHVNGAWLARTEIPGDKARWGSFHLLAEQAEKDVRAIIEESQDAEDGTLARKIGDLFASFMDTERIAAAGVTPLAETLAEIDSIDSVPAFLRTVGAYDRDGRAHLIGFYVDGDPGNPERYLPVVVQSGLSLPDESYFRLDTFAETRAAYRAHLERLLSLAGIPDAAGTADRAIALETELAGHHWDNVKSRDAVATYNLKSWAELQELAGVDLEPWRDAVAPEHPEAFSEIVVSQPSFLEGLGTLLAAERLDDWKAWLRAQVVHAAAPYLTDDFVQENFSFYGTELTGVPTIRERWKRGVSVTESALSEAIGKVYVERHYPPTAKAAMDELVANLIEAYRRSITDLEWMTAETRERALAKLDSFTPKIGHPTVWRDYSSLVIDRDDLFGNVRRAAIFEHDRNVAKVGKPIDRDEWHMPPQMVNAYYNPSMNEIVFPAAILQYPFFDVSRDAAANYGGIGAVIGHEIGHGFDDQGSRYDGAGKLEDWWTDADRSAFEERTKALIAQYDELVPEGLDAAHHVNGALTIGENIGDLGGLGIALKAYELSLGGAEAPVIDGYTGVQRLLLSWAQVWQQKSRDAETLRLLTIDPHSPNEFRCNQIVRNIDAFYEAFDVAESDALWLPQDSRVTIW; this comes from the coding sequence ATGACAGACGTGCTTCCCTCCGGCCTTGAGACCTCCGAGTTCAGCTCCGACATCCGCCCGCAGGACGACCTCTATCGTCACGTCAACGGCGCGTGGCTCGCACGCACCGAGATCCCGGGCGACAAAGCGCGCTGGGGGTCGTTCCATCTGCTCGCCGAGCAGGCAGAGAAGGACGTCAGGGCGATCATCGAGGAGTCGCAGGATGCCGAGGACGGCACTCTCGCGCGCAAGATCGGGGATCTGTTCGCGAGCTTCATGGACACCGAGCGCATCGCTGCAGCCGGTGTCACGCCACTCGCCGAGACACTCGCCGAGATCGACTCCATCGACAGCGTCCCGGCCTTCCTCCGCACGGTCGGCGCGTACGACCGTGACGGCCGAGCGCACCTGATCGGCTTCTACGTCGACGGCGACCCCGGAAACCCCGAGCGCTACCTTCCCGTCGTGGTGCAGTCGGGACTCTCGCTCCCCGACGAGAGCTACTTCCGCCTCGACACGTTCGCCGAGACGCGTGCGGCGTACCGTGCCCACCTCGAGCGCCTGCTGTCCCTCGCCGGCATCCCAGACGCGGCAGGCACTGCCGACCGCGCGATCGCGCTCGAGACCGAGCTCGCGGGTCACCACTGGGACAACGTGAAGAGCCGCGACGCCGTCGCGACCTACAACCTCAAGTCCTGGGCCGAGCTCCAGGAGCTCGCGGGCGTCGACCTCGAGCCCTGGCGCGACGCCGTCGCCCCCGAGCACCCCGAGGCGTTCTCCGAGATCGTCGTCTCCCAGCCGAGCTTCCTCGAGGGACTCGGCACGCTGCTCGCCGCCGAGCGTCTCGACGACTGGAAGGCGTGGCTGCGCGCACAGGTCGTGCACGCCGCAGCTCCCTACCTCACCGACGACTTCGTGCAGGAGAACTTCTCGTTCTACGGCACCGAGCTCACCGGCGTCCCCACGATCCGCGAGCGCTGGAAGCGTGGAGTCTCGGTCACCGAGAGCGCGCTGAGCGAGGCGATCGGCAAGGTCTATGTCGAGCGCCACTACCCGCCGACGGCGAAGGCCGCGATGGACGAGCTCGTCGCGAACCTCATCGAGGCGTACCGCCGGAGCATCACCGACCTCGAGTGGATGACCGCCGAGACCCGCGAGCGCGCCCTTGCGAAGCTCGACTCGTTCACTCCCAAGATCGGCCACCCCACTGTCTGGCGCGACTACTCGAGCCTCGTCATCGACCGCGACGACCTGTTCGGCAACGTACGGCGTGCGGCGATCTTCGAGCACGACCGCAATGTCGCGAAGGTCGGCAAGCCGATCGACCGTGACGAGTGGCACATGCCTCCGCAGATGGTCAACGCGTACTACAACCCGTCGATGAACGAGATCGTCTTCCCCGCGGCGATCCTGCAGTACCCGTTCTTCGACGTCTCCCGTGATGCCGCAGCGAACTACGGTGGCATCGGCGCGGTCATCGGGCACGAGATCGGCCACGGCTTCGACGACCAGGGCAGCCGCTACGACGGCGCCGGCAAGCTCGAGGACTGGTGGACGGATGCCGACCGCTCGGCGTTCGAGGAGCGCACGAAGGCGCTCATCGCGCAGTACGACGAGCTGGTACCCGAAGGGCTCGATGCCGCGCACCACGTCAACGGTGCCCTCACGATCGGCGAGAACATCGGCGACCTCGGTGGTCTCGGCATCGCGCTGAAGGCGTACGAGCTCTCGCTCGGCGGGGCTGAGGCTCCGGTCATCGACGGATACACGGGCGTGCAGCGACTGCTGCTGTCGTGGGCTCAGGTGTGGCAGCAGAAGAGCCGCGACGCCGAGACGCTGCGACTGCTGACGATCGACCCGCATTCGCCCAACGAGTTCCGCTGCAACCAGATCGTCCGCAACATCGACGCCTTCTACGAGGCCTTCGATGTCGCGGAGTCCGACGCCCTCTGGCTGCCGCAGGACTCCCGTGTGACGATCTGGTGA
- a CDS encoding VOC family protein — protein sequence MAEISPIRPFLWFDGQAQEAMEYYVSVFPNSSIDQVVLYPDESLDRHFEGMSGKVLNGEFTLNGTPFGCLDGGPEFAFNESISFVIGCEDQVEIDRYWAALSAVPESEACGWCKDRFGVSWQVVPAGLDLLQQRPEQIQALMHMKKIVIADLENA from the coding sequence ATGGCAGAGATCAGTCCCATCCGCCCGTTCCTCTGGTTCGACGGTCAGGCGCAGGAGGCGATGGAGTACTACGTCTCGGTGTTCCCGAACTCGTCGATCGACCAGGTGGTGCTCTACCCCGATGAATCGCTCGATCGACATTTCGAGGGCATGAGCGGCAAGGTGCTCAACGGAGAGTTCACCCTGAACGGCACACCGTTCGGCTGCCTCGACGGCGGACCCGAGTTCGCCTTCAACGAGTCCATCTCGTTCGTGATCGGGTGCGAGGACCAGGTCGAGATCGACAGATACTGGGCGGCGCTCTCGGCCGTGCCCGAATCCGAGGCCTGCGGCTGGTGCAAGGACAGGTTCGGCGTGAGCTGGCAGGTCGTGCCCGCAGGCCTGGATCTGCTTCAGCAGCGGCCGGAGCAGATCCAGGCGCTCATGCACATGAAGAAGATCGTGATCGCCGACCTCGAGAACGCCTGA
- a CDS encoding TrmH family RNA methyltransferase gives MDEQAPAAAAETGGSSAQPGYGVGPWPGGESEWPEGEQYDPELLAAGDTRNVIDRYRYWRMEAIVADLDTQRHPFHVAIENWQHDMNIGSIVRSANAFLADTVHIIGRRRWNKRGAMVTDRYQHVVHHEDVETFAEWAAAEGIPIIAVDNVDGAVPVDRAELPQTCVLMFGQEGPGLSDAALAAASAHIEITQYGSTRSINASAAAAVIMYEWCRRYAG, from the coding sequence ATGGATGAGCAGGCACCCGCGGCGGCAGCGGAGACAGGTGGATCGTCGGCGCAGCCCGGATACGGGGTGGGGCCGTGGCCCGGGGGTGAATCGGAGTGGCCGGAGGGCGAGCAGTACGATCCCGAGCTGCTTGCGGCGGGTGACACGCGCAACGTGATCGATCGCTACCGCTACTGGCGGATGGAGGCGATCGTCGCCGACCTCGACACGCAGCGGCATCCGTTCCACGTCGCGATCGAGAACTGGCAGCACGACATGAACATCGGGTCGATCGTGCGCAGCGCCAACGCGTTCCTCGCCGATACCGTGCACATCATCGGCCGCCGCCGCTGGAACAAGCGCGGTGCCATGGTCACCGACCGGTACCAGCACGTCGTGCACCACGAGGATGTCGAGACGTTCGCCGAATGGGCGGCTGCCGAAGGCATCCCGATCATCGCCGTCGACAACGTCGACGGCGCCGTGCCCGTGGATCGCGCCGAGCTGCCGCAGACCTGCGTGCTGATGTTCGGGCAGGAGGGGCCGGGGCTCTCGGATGCGGCGCTCGCCGCGGCATCCGCCCATATCGAGATCACCCAGTACGGCTCGACGCGGTCGATCAACGCAAGCGCGGCGGCCGCCGTGATCATGTACGAGTGGTGCCGGAGATACGCGGGCTGA
- a CDS encoding serine hydrolase encodes MGAPEPVEGPSLASLRRSQRTSRRLPRRAAAGRRSFTSTLQALEQLADSGAQVSVHVVDLDSHVHVLSGDDHVTMPIAGLGVVPLLIEVASAFEAGTLDPLEIVERSAIESVSSSGLWRHLHAPALPLEDLAVLAATAGDPIAVNALLQRVGHDRVRERIETLGLRRTALLDRFRDERGPDDAPQVAVGSARELAGLFSALVNSQVVGASVSAQVSEWLSLNQDLSLVAASTGLDPFAHDHDAHGLLFINKTGRDRGVRAEAGVLAGPRAGVAYSLIVCFDDLSITHRLRAHDAFRVLGVELMEYTH; translated from the coding sequence GTGGGTGCTCCCGAGCCTGTCGAAGGGCCGTCACTGGCCTCGCTGCGCCGCTCTCAGCGGACCAGCCGACGCTTGCCGCGTCGTGCCGCCGCAGGGCGACGCTCGTTCACCTCGACTTTGCAGGCGCTCGAGCAGCTGGCCGATTCCGGGGCCCAGGTCTCTGTGCATGTCGTCGACCTCGACAGCCACGTGCATGTTCTCTCGGGTGACGATCACGTCACGATGCCGATCGCGGGTCTCGGGGTCGTCCCCCTGCTGATCGAGGTGGCGTCGGCGTTCGAGGCAGGAACCCTCGACCCGCTCGAGATCGTCGAACGCAGCGCCATCGAGTCGGTCTCGAGCTCGGGGCTGTGGCGGCACCTGCACGCACCTGCGCTTCCGCTCGAAGACCTCGCCGTGCTCGCGGCGACGGCCGGAGATCCGATCGCTGTCAACGCGCTGCTGCAGCGGGTCGGCCACGACAGGGTGCGTGAGCGCATCGAGACCCTGGGGCTTCGCCGCACGGCACTGCTCGACCGTTTCCGCGATGAGCGCGGCCCCGACGACGCGCCTCAGGTGGCTGTCGGCTCCGCGCGAGAGCTCGCCGGACTCTTCTCGGCCCTCGTGAACTCGCAGGTGGTCGGCGCTTCGGTGAGCGCACAGGTGTCGGAGTGGCTCAGCCTGAACCAGGATCTCAGCCTGGTGGCCGCATCGACGGGGCTCGACCCGTTCGCGCACGACCACGATGCCCACGGCCTGCTGTTCATCAACAAGACAGGGCGCGACCGCGGCGTGCGCGCCGAGGCGGGCGTGCTCGCCGGACCCCGCGCCGGCGTCGCATACTCGCTGATCGTGTGCTTCGACGACCTGTCGATCACGCATAGGCTGCGCGCGCACGACGCCTTCCGTGTGCTCGGCGTCGAGCTCATGGAGTACACGCACTGA
- a CDS encoding Nramp family divalent metal transporter, which produces MPKNVALDEVAPSARATAPGSLWLLGPALVAGVAYLDPGNVASNMTAGAQYGYLLVWVVVAGNVMAWLIQYLSAKLGVVTGQSLPEVLGTRLTRPWARRAYWLQAELVAMATDLAEVIGGAVALHLLFDIPLLLGGVITGAVSMILLAVQSRRGARPFEFVIIGLMVIITVGFVAGLFVAPPDAASVVGGLVPRFEDTGSVLLAASILGATIMPHAIYAHSSLTRDRFGSAAAHAPTEAARTDTSRIRRLLTATRWDVSIAMVIAGTVNLGILLLAAANLAGVEGTDSLEGAHAALAAGLGPVVATFFAVGLLASGLASTSVGAYAGAEIMHGLLHVRIPLLARRLVTLVPALVILGVGVDPTLALVLSQVVLSFGIPFALIPLVALTAQRRTLGPWVNRVWTTAAGIVASVLLIALNGALLWLVLTGA; this is translated from the coding sequence ATGCCTAAAAATGTCGCGCTCGACGAGGTCGCCCCCTCAGCCCGCGCCACCGCACCCGGCAGCCTGTGGCTGCTCGGCCCCGCGCTGGTCGCCGGCGTCGCCTATCTCGACCCCGGCAACGTCGCCAGCAACATGACGGCAGGCGCCCAGTACGGCTACCTGCTCGTCTGGGTCGTCGTCGCCGGAAACGTCATGGCATGGCTGATCCAGTACCTCTCGGCGAAGCTCGGAGTGGTCACCGGGCAGAGCCTCCCCGAGGTGCTCGGCACGCGGCTCACACGGCCGTGGGCTCGACGGGCGTACTGGCTGCAGGCCGAGCTCGTCGCGATGGCGACCGACCTGGCCGAGGTCATCGGCGGCGCGGTCGCGCTCCACCTGCTCTTCGACATCCCCCTGCTGCTCGGCGGGGTCATCACCGGGGCCGTGTCGATGATCCTGCTCGCGGTGCAGAGCCGACGCGGCGCTCGACCGTTCGAGTTCGTGATCATCGGGCTCATGGTGATCATCACGGTCGGCTTCGTCGCGGGCCTCTTCGTCGCCCCGCCGGACGCGGCCAGTGTCGTCGGCGGACTCGTTCCCCGCTTCGAGGACACGGGATCGGTGCTGCTGGCGGCCTCGATCCTCGGCGCGACCATCATGCCGCACGCGATCTACGCCCACTCGTCGCTGACCCGCGACCGCTTCGGCTCGGCGGCAGCGCACGCCCCGACCGAGGCCGCGCGCACCGACACCTCGCGCATCCGTCGCCTGCTCACCGCGACCCGCTGGGACGTCTCGATCGCGATGGTGATCGCGGGCACCGTGAACCTCGGCATCCTGCTGCTCGCCGCCGCGAACCTCGCCGGCGTCGAGGGCACCGATTCGCTCGAAGGGGCGCATGCAGCGCTCGCGGCAGGACTCGGCCCCGTCGTCGCGACGTTCTTCGCGGTGGGTCTGCTCGCATCGGGCCTCGCCTCGACCTCGGTCGGCGCCTACGCGGGAGCGGAGATCATGCACGGCCTCCTGCACGTGCGCATCCCGCTGCTCGCTCGACGCCTGGTGACGCTGGTCCCGGCGCTGGTGATCCTCGGCGTCGGAGTGGACCCGACCCTGGCCCTCGTGCTCAGCCAGGTCGTGCTGTCGTTCGGCATCCCGTTCGCCCTGATCCCGCTCGTCGCCCTCACCGCTCAGCGCCGCACGCTCGGCCCGTGGGTGAACCGGGTGTGGACGACGGCCGCGGGCATCGTGGCGTCGGTACTGCTCATCGCCCTCAACGGCGCCCTGCTCTGGTTGGTGCTGACCGGCGCCTGA